The Halotia branconii CENA392 region AAAAGCTGCAAAAGAAACAGAAATGATGCCAAGAGCGAATTTCCCTAAAAAAGATGGAATTTATCTCTATGGTCAATCGCCAAAACCAAATCAGTTGGGACAAGGGTATGTTTTATTTCAGAAGCAGCAAGACAAAGTAATAGGTGCTTTGTATATGCCTAACTCTGAGTTTAGTTGCTTTCAAGGCACGCTTGATCGCTCAGGAGAGCTAGCAATGACAGTTAACAGTTCGCCAGATGAAGATAGTTTGACTCAAGTAGCTACATCCAACGGTATACCTAGGATTAATGGAGATGAGCCTATTACTTATGCTTATTCGGTAGCACTGCAAGACTATCATCAATTAAAGTCGATTAGTGTTAACGATCGCCGCATGTTGCAGATGTGTAATCAATCTTCTACAGGTCTCTACACAAAACTAGTTAAATAATGAAAAATTCCAGATTTTAATCAACAATGAATTGTTTTTAAACTTCATTGTTGATTAAAAGCTAGTATTCAGTAAAAACTGACAACTAACATTAATACTCAATTCCTGGTTGCGCCTTAACGCCTTGATCGCGGAAAGGATGCTTAATTAGCGTCATTTCGGTTACTAAGTCAGCTCGCTCAATTAAAGCCGCTGGTGCGCCTCTACCTGTAAGAATAACGTGTTTATGAGGCGGTTTTTTTGCTAACCCATCTAAAACTTCATCTATTTGTAAATAACCCAGCTTGAAAGCAATATTAATTTCATCCAGTAGCACTACATGAAAATCTGGGTTGAAGATGTATTCTAAAGATTTTTCCCAAGCGGCGCTGGCTTTATCGAGATCGCGATCGCGGTCTTGAGTTTCCCAGGTAAAACCTTCACCCATAGCGTGAAACTCTAACTGGTTTTCCCAATGACTGAAAACGGCTTTCTCCGCAGGTTCCCAGCCTCCTTTGATAAATTGGACGATCGCCACTCTATAGCCATGACCAAGCGATCGTAACACCATACCTAAAGCCGCAGTAGTTTTACCTTTACCGTTGCCAGTATTAACAATAATTAACCCTTTTTCTGGCACAGCTTGTGCTATGCGCCGTTCTTGCACTTCTTTACGGCGCTGCATTTTCTGGCGGTACTGTTCATCAGTTAACTCAGGTAAATTTGAGGACATTACTTCGTCAATTAAGCGCTCAATTTCTTTATCTGAGTTTAACTCTTCTGGTGTATCGCTTTTCATCAAACTTGCCTGAAAATACTGCTGCAATTAATAAAATTACCTAACTTGACTGAGATAGTGTTATCAAACGTGTCTAGTCAGTTGAGACTCAAAAATTGATATTTAATTAATTTAATTAATATATTTATTCAATAAATATGCAACAACATACGATACAAAAATAGAATCTTTAGCTTGATATAATTTTTGCTATTTGGAAGCAAAAGTCAAGTTGCTTTGCTTTAATTAAAAATTGTAACTGCTATCTAGTAAATGCTACGCGTAGATTAAGCGCACTCTTTCTATTGTATTTAATATCATATTTCCAAAAGATTTAAAGTGACATTCTACTATCTTATCAATAACGAATTTGGCTTTGATTTCTGAATTGCTGTTATTGAGATTTTGACGATATGTGTAAGGCGCACCTAGACGCTGACACTCTGTGCTACCACTTTAACTATGAAACTAAATAATATATAGTAATCCGGTTTGATTCGGTGAATTTATTTGTGTATGTAGGAAACAGGAAACAGGAAACAGGGAACAGTTAACGAGGGATAGATATGTACTGAATCGTGTTCAAAAATCAAATAGGAGTCCTATATAAGTTTTTCAGATTATTTTGTAATTTATTTAAATTAAGATAACCACTTAAATGATTACTAAACTTTAATGTTGTATTTACGTCTTATTTACCTTCTGTTATACAACCAAAGATATATTGCAATCGCTAAGTTTTACTGAACTTCTAAAACTTTGCACAAACAATTGCAGTTTTTTAACAAATGAAAAAGTCTAAAATTTTCAGGGTTCTACCTATTGCTGCTGGTACAGCAATATTTTTCACTCTGTTTAATTATCTACAAACAACTGCCCAAACTTCAAGTGTTCATTTAAGAATGGGAAATCCCAGTAATGCCGGGAGTAGTTACAGCAATCGGTTATTGAGCAAATCTCAGTATGCAGTGTCTTACAATTGCTATAGAGGAACACCTAATTGGGTTAGTTGGCAATTAAACAGATCATGGCTAGGAAGCGCACCTCGCCAAGATGATTTTCGTCCAGACACTACATTACCTTCAGGCTGTTATCGAGTCACTTCTTCCGATTATACTGGTAGCGGATTTGATAGGGGACATACAGCTCCTTCAGCAGATAGAACAAACACAGTGACCAATAATTCTGCTACTTTTTTAATGACAAACATGATACCCCAAGCACCTGATAATAATCAGGGAGTATGGGCAAGTCTAGAAAGTTATTGTCGAGATTTGGTGAATAATCAAAACAAAGAACTTTATATTATTTCAGGTTCTTATGGTACTGGTGGTACAGGTTCAAATGGTTTCAAAACTACAATTGCTGGTGGTAAAGTTACTGTTCCGACAAGAACATGGAAAGTTATTGTAGTATTAAATTCATCAAATTCCAGTGCTAGTAGCGTCACTACTAACACAAGAGTAATTGCAGTCAATATACCTAATACACAAGGTATCAGAAATGCGAATTGGAAAAACTACAGAGTTAGTGTTGATTCTATTGAAGCGAACACTGGTTACAATTTGCTCTCTAATGTTTCTACATCTGTTCAAAGTACAATTGAAGCTAGAGTTGATACTTTGTAAGACTTGTTAATGCAAACTAAAGCCTGTCCATATCAGCAGGGAACAGGGAACAGGATTGAAACTTTCTATATGGCTTTGTTCTTAAAGTTTGTACCTTATATATCTGCAATTTGCTGTATATAGACAGGCTGATGATTGATTAATTATGTTTCTACAACTTTTGTTGAAATTCCAGCTAAATCTCCAGATGGAGTTTTACCAACAATATAGACATCGATATTTGTGATACCAATGCGATAAACCTGAATATCAGTCAGGTTATTTTTTAATGTTTTGACGAGCGATTGAAATTTGGGTACATTTTGTTTTTGTGTTTCATCATACCATTCCTTTTCTTGAGCATGATTACGAAAAAAATAATTTAGTTCTACTGTTTCAATTGATGTTTCTGGAGGATGTCCTGTTAACTGGAGAAGTTTTTGATTTGTCAAAGGTTCTTGAGCTTGATTAGACCGCAAAAAAACTGCAAATGGATACTCTGATTCACTCATCATTAGTAAACCATTGGTAGCTTGATTGAGCTTTTCAGTAATTTCATTAGTCATAGAATTATATAATTTATTTATATACGATACTTTTAATTTAGCATCATTATAATAACTTAATATTTATTATAATAAAAACTAGCGATCGCCTACTTTATTCTTAGAATTTACTTGTCTTTGCTTTTTTTCTCATCTAGTGCTTTCTGGATAGCTTCTCTACAAAATTCAGGCGGGTCATCTTGTGATTTAACAGATTCTTTCATTTCCTTAGTGACACGAAAATTTAATTGTTCAGTTAAATCTTTGCTAGGCGGATTATTGAAATTTTCTGGTCTACCTTTGCGTTCCGACATTTATTTAGAAAAATAAATATAAGTTGAAATCGATGTTAACATCGGGATAGAGTTTAAATCGGTAGG contains the following coding sequences:
- the cobO gene encoding cob(I)yrinic acid a,c-diamide adenosyltransferase, which encodes MKSDTPEELNSDKEIERLIDEVMSSNLPELTDEQYRQKMQRRKEVQERRIAQAVPEKGLIIVNTGNGKGKTTAALGMVLRSLGHGYRVAIVQFIKGGWEPAEKAVFSHWENQLEFHAMGEGFTWETQDRDRDLDKASAAWEKSLEYIFNPDFHVVLLDEINIAFKLGYLQIDEVLDGLAKKPPHKHVILTGRGAPAALIERADLVTEMTLIKHPFRDQGVKAQPGIEY
- a CDS encoding DNA/RNA non-specific endonuclease, yielding MKKSKIFRVLPIAAGTAIFFTLFNYLQTTAQTSSVHLRMGNPSNAGSSYSNRLLSKSQYAVSYNCYRGTPNWVSWQLNRSWLGSAPRQDDFRPDTTLPSGCYRVTSSDYTGSGFDRGHTAPSADRTNTVTNNSATFLMTNMIPQAPDNNQGVWASLESYCRDLVNNQNKELYIISGSYGTGGTGSNGFKTTIAGGKVTVPTRTWKVIVVLNSSNSSASSVTTNTRVIAVNIPNTQGIRNANWKNYRVSVDSIEANTGYNLLSNVSTSVQSTIEARVDTL
- a CDS encoding nuclease A inhibitor family protein; its protein translation is MTNEITEKLNQATNGLLMMSESEYPFAVFLRSNQAQEPLTNQKLLQLTGHPPETSIETVELNYFFRNHAQEKEWYDETQKQNVPKFQSLVKTLKNNLTDIQVYRIGITNIDVYIVGKTPSGDLAGISTKVVET